In Amycolatopsis sp. FBCC-B4732, the genomic stretch TGCACGGGGTGCTGCCGCTGGCGGAAGCAGCGTCGGCGCACCGGACGCTGGACGCCGGCGAGGTATTCGGCCGGTTCGTGCTCACCACGGCGAGCTTCAGCGGCGCACGCGATACCGCAGGTGCGTGACCGACGGCGTCGAGCGCGCGTCGAGCTGATCGAGGCTCAGCGCGGGCACGCCGTCGAACAGCCGGACGCCGGCGCCGAGCGTGTACGGCGAGACGTGCAGCCGCAGCTCGTCGATCAGGCCCGCGGCGAGGTACTGGTTGACGGTCGTCGCGCCGCCGTGGACGGAAATACCGCCGTCGCCGGCGGCTTCCCGCGCCCGATCCATCGCGGCCTCGATGCCGTCGGTGACGAAGTGGAAGGTGGTGCCGCCGGCCATCGGCTGCGGGTCGCGCGGGTGGTGGGTGAGGACGAACACCGGCGCGTGGTACGGCGGTTCGTCGCCCCACCAGCCGGTCCACGGCCGGTCCCACGCGCCCCGCACCGGGCCGAACATGTTGCGCCCCATGATGAACGCCTTGGCGGTGAGCATCCGGTGGAACTCGGCCGGGTGCTCGTCGCGGCCCTCGCCGTACCAGGCGTGCAGCCGGTCGCCCCAGCCGTCGCCGCCGTCGTCGCCGAACGGCCGCTCCTCGCTCTGGCCGTGCCCGGCCGCGTAGCCGTCGACCGTGATCGTGAGGTCGCAGGTCACCAAACCCTGGGTCATCGTCGTGCCTCCCTCGTCGGATGGACACCAGGATGTCCCGGACGTCGCATGCCGTCCAATGCCAATTCCGGCGGCGAAGCATTG encodes the following:
- a CDS encoding dihydrofolate reductase family protein, whose amino-acid sequence is MTQGLVTCDLTITVDGYAAGHGQSEERPFGDDGGDGWGDRLHAWYGEGRDEHPAEFHRMLTAKAFIMGRNMFGPVRGAWDRPWTGWWGDEPPYHAPVFVLTHHPRDPQPMAGGTTFHFVTDGIEAAMDRAREAAGDGGISVHGGATTVNQYLAAGLIDELRLHVSPYTLGAGVRLFDGVPALSLDQLDARSTPSVTHLRYRVRR